A section of the Microbulbifer pacificus genome encodes:
- the pheS gene encoding phenylalanine--tRNA ligase subunit alpha, whose product MQELQSLTEQALALVAEAGDLAALDQVRVDYLGKKGQITEQLKGLGKLSAEERPAAGAKINEAKQQVQDAINVRREAMGKAAIEEKLAKETIDVSLPGRGEHQGSMHPITRTLRRIEEIFQRLGFSVEQGPEVEGDYYNFEALNIPAHHPARAMHDTFYIDPSTVLRTHTSSVQIRTMEKTNPPLRIICPGRVYRCDSDVTHSPMFHQVEGLVIDEGVSFAHLKGCIDQFLKAFFEADVPVRFRPSYFPFTEPSAEADIQCTNCGGEGCRVCSGTGWLEILGCGMVHPNVLASCDIDSEKYSGFAFGLGVERMAMLRYGVNDLRLFFDNDLRFLKQF is encoded by the coding sequence ATGCAAGAGTTGCAGTCCCTCACCGAGCAGGCGCTGGCACTGGTAGCCGAGGCCGGAGACCTGGCGGCCCTGGATCAGGTGCGGGTAGATTACCTGGGTAAAAAAGGCCAGATCACCGAGCAGCTGAAAGGTCTCGGCAAACTGTCTGCCGAGGAGCGTCCAGCGGCGGGTGCCAAAATTAACGAAGCCAAGCAGCAGGTACAGGACGCCATCAATGTGCGTCGCGAGGCGATGGGAAAAGCGGCCATCGAAGAGAAGCTGGCCAAGGAAACCATCGACGTCTCCTTGCCCGGTCGCGGTGAGCATCAGGGCAGCATGCACCCGATCACCCGCACCCTGCGCCGCATCGAAGAAATTTTCCAGCGCCTCGGATTTTCCGTGGAGCAGGGCCCGGAAGTGGAAGGGGACTACTACAACTTCGAAGCCCTGAATATTCCCGCGCACCACCCGGCGCGCGCCATGCACGATACCTTCTATATCGATCCCTCCACGGTGCTGCGCACGCACACTTCGTCCGTGCAGATCCGCACCATGGAGAAGACCAATCCGCCCCTGCGCATCATCTGCCCGGGCCGTGTGTACCGTTGCGACTCCGACGTTACCCACTCGCCGATGTTCCACCAGGTGGAAGGTCTGGTGATTGATGAGGGCGTGAGCTTCGCGCACCTGAAAGGCTGTATTGACCAGTTCCTGAAAGCCTTCTTTGAGGCCGATGTGCCGGTGCGTTTCCGCCCGTCCTATTTCCCGTTCACCGAGCCCTCCGCGGAGGCCGACATCCAGTGCACCAACTGTGGCGGCGAAGGCTGTCGCGTTTGCTCCGGTACCGGCTGGCTGGAAATCCTCGGCTGTGGCATGGTGCACCCGAACGTGTTGGCGTCCTGCGACATCGACAGCGAAAAATACTCCGGTTTTGCCTTTGGTCTCGGCGTAGAGCGCATGGCAATGCTGCGCTATGGCGTTAACGACCTGCGCCTGTTCTTCGACAACGACCTGCGATTCCTGAAGCAGTTCTAA
- the rplT gene encoding 50S ribosomal protein L20: MARVKRGVVARRSHKKILKQAKGYYGARSRVFRVAKQAVIKAGQYAYRDRRVKKRNFRALWITRINAQSRAEGMSYSRLIAGLKKADIALDRRVLADLAVYDKAAFAAVVEKAKAALAA; encoded by the coding sequence ATGGCCCGTGTAAAACGTGGTGTAGTGGCGCGTCGTAGTCACAAGAAAATTCTGAAGCAGGCTAAAGGTTACTACGGTGCACGTTCGCGTGTATTCCGCGTAGCCAAGCAGGCAGTCATCAAAGCTGGTCAGTACGCTTACCGCGACCGTCGCGTTAAGAAGCGTAACTTCCGCGCTCTGTGGATCACGCGTATCAACGCTCAGTCCCGCGCTGAAGGCATGAGCTACAGCCGACTGATTGCTGGCCTGAAAAAGGCGGATATCGCTCTGGATCGCCGTGTTCTGGCTGATCTGGCGGTATACGATAAAGCCGCTTTTGCTGCCGTAGTTGAAAAAGCCAAGGCAGCCCTGGCAGCTTAA
- the rpmI gene encoding 50S ribosomal protein L35 codes for MPKAKVHSGAAKRFKKTAAGYKHKHANKSHILTKMTTKRKRQLRGTSTMNKSDATLVDRMLRAR; via the coding sequence ATGCCGAAAGCAAAAGTACACAGTGGCGCTGCCAAGCGCTTCAAAAAGACTGCTGCGGGCTACAAGCACAAGCACGCTAACAAGAGCCACATCCTCACCAAGATGACCACCAAGCGTAAGCGTCAGCTGCGCGGCACCTCGACTATGAACAAGTCTGATGCCACCCTGGTCGATCGCATGCTGCGCGCCAGATAA
- the infC gene encoding translation initiation factor IF-3, whose protein sequence is MKGRSKKARINDQIEASQVRLIGADGEQVGVVSLEEALEVAQKASLDLVEIAPDSDPIVCKVMDYGKHVFEAKKAKNAAKKKQKQQQIKEMKFRPGTDIGDYNIKLRALTRFLEDGDKAKVSLRFRGREMAHQELGMEMMQRIEKDLEELGIVEQRPKMEGRQMIMVIAPGKKKK, encoded by the coding sequence ATGAAAGGACGGTCCAAAAAGGCCCGTATCAATGATCAGATCGAAGCATCACAGGTACGTCTGATCGGTGCGGATGGTGAACAGGTAGGTGTTGTTTCTCTGGAAGAGGCGCTGGAAGTAGCGCAGAAGGCCAGCCTGGATCTCGTTGAAATTGCTCCGGACTCAGATCCCATAGTCTGTAAAGTCATGGACTACGGGAAGCATGTATTCGAGGCCAAGAAAGCCAAGAATGCTGCCAAGAAGAAACAAAAGCAGCAGCAGATCAAGGAAATGAAATTCCGCCCCGGTACCGATATCGGGGACTACAACATCAAGCTGCGCGCCCTGACCCGCTTCCTCGAAGACGGCGACAAGGCGAAAGTATCCCTGCGTTTCCGCGGCCGTGAAATGGCCCACCAGGAGCTGGGGATGGAAATGATGCAGCGCATCGAGAAAGATCTCGAGGAGCTGGGTATCGTGGAGCAGCGGCCGAAAATGGAAGGTCGCCAGATGATCATGGTCATCGCTCCCGGTAAAAAGAAAAAGTAA
- the thrS gene encoding threonine--tRNA ligase: MPVVTLPDGSRREFSAPVSVFDVANDIGPGLAKAALAGVVDGKEVDTSFVIDHDANLAIVTDRQPEGLEVIRHSTAHLLAQAVKQLYPGAQVTIGPVIEDGFYYDFAYERQFTPEDLEKIEARMEELAKEDIPVSRRLLPRDEAVTYFREMGEEYKAEIIASIPTNEDISLYRQGDFEDLCRGPHVPSTGKLKAFKLTKVAGAYWRGDAKNEMLTRVYGTAWANKKDLNAYLHRIAEAEKRDHRKLAKKFDLFHIQEEAPGMVFWHPNGWTVYSTIEQYMRSRQRERGYKEIKTPQLVDISLWQKSGHAEKFADGMFTLTSEERQFAIKPMNCPCHVQVFNQGLRSYRDLPLRLAEFGSCHRSEPSGSLHGLMRVRGFVQDDGHIFCTEDQIQSEVSEFMDLLHAVYNDFGFDEVIYRLSTRPEQRVGSDESWDKAEKALADALNAAGLPWEELPGEGAFYGPKIEFSLKDCLGRVWQCGTIQVDFSMPGRLGAQYVAEDGSRQAPVMLHRATLGSFERFIGILIENYEGAFPTWLAPQQVAVLNITDRQSEYCRGLESKLGEEGFRAAADLRNEKIGFKIREHTLQRVPYLLVIGDKEVENQTVAVRTRSGEDLGTMTYESFLGLLREDVARRGRSSIAGAQE, encoded by the coding sequence ATGCCTGTTGTCACCCTCCCTGACGGTTCCCGTCGCGAATTTTCCGCTCCTGTTTCCGTATTCGACGTTGCCAATGATATCGGTCCCGGTCTGGCCAAAGCCGCACTCGCCGGTGTTGTCGACGGTAAGGAAGTGGATACCAGTTTTGTTATCGATCACGACGCGAATCTCGCCATCGTGACCGATCGCCAGCCGGAAGGGCTGGAAGTTATCCGTCACTCCACCGCCCACCTGCTGGCCCAGGCGGTCAAGCAGCTGTATCCCGGTGCCCAGGTCACTATTGGCCCGGTTATTGAAGACGGTTTCTATTACGATTTTGCCTACGAGCGTCAATTTACCCCCGAAGATCTCGAGAAGATCGAAGCGCGCATGGAAGAACTGGCCAAGGAAGATATTCCGGTCAGTCGTCGTCTGCTGCCGCGCGATGAGGCGGTAACTTATTTCCGCGAGATGGGTGAGGAGTACAAGGCGGAGATCATCGCCAGCATTCCCACCAATGAAGATATCTCCCTGTATCGCCAGGGCGACTTCGAAGACCTCTGTCGCGGTCCGCACGTGCCGTCTACCGGTAAGCTGAAAGCGTTCAAGCTCACCAAGGTGGCCGGTGCCTACTGGCGCGGTGATGCGAAGAACGAAATGCTGACCCGTGTTTACGGTACTGCGTGGGCGAACAAGAAAGACCTGAATGCCTACCTGCACCGCATTGCGGAAGCGGAAAAGCGCGACCACCGCAAGCTGGCCAAGAAGTTCGACCTGTTCCATATTCAGGAAGAGGCGCCGGGTATGGTGTTCTGGCACCCGAACGGCTGGACCGTGTACAGCACCATCGAGCAGTACATGCGCAGCCGCCAGCGCGAGCGCGGCTATAAAGAGATCAAGACCCCGCAGCTGGTGGATATCTCCCTGTGGCAGAAATCCGGCCATGCGGAAAAGTTTGCCGACGGCATGTTCACCCTGACCAGTGAAGAGCGTCAGTTTGCGATCAAGCCCATGAACTGTCCCTGCCACGTGCAGGTGTTCAATCAGGGCCTGCGCAGCTACCGCGACCTGCCGCTGCGTCTGGCGGAATTCGGTTCCTGTCACCGCAGTGAGCCCTCCGGCTCCCTGCACGGTTTGATGCGCGTGCGCGGCTTTGTGCAGGACGATGGCCACATTTTCTGTACCGAAGACCAGATCCAGTCCGAAGTGTCCGAGTTCATGGACCTGCTGCACGCGGTGTACAACGACTTCGGCTTCGACGAAGTGATCTATCGTTTATCTACCCGTCCTGAACAGCGCGTCGGTTCTGACGAAAGCTGGGACAAGGCGGAAAAGGCACTGGCAGACGCACTGAATGCCGCAGGCCTGCCGTGGGAAGAGCTGCCGGGCGAGGGCGCCTTCTACGGGCCCAAGATCGAGTTCTCCCTCAAGGACTGCCTCGGTCGTGTGTGGCAGTGCGGTACGATTCAGGTGGATTTCTCCATGCCCGGTCGCCTCGGCGCCCAGTATGTGGCGGAAGATGGTTCACGCCAGGCACCGGTGATGCTGCATCGCGCGACTCTTGGGTCATTCGAGCGCTTTATCGGCATTCTGATCGAAAACTACGAGGGTGCCTTCCCGACCTGGCTGGCGCCCCAGCAGGTGGCGGTGCTGAATATCACCGATCGCCAGTCCGAATACTGTCGCGGTCTCGAGTCAAAATTAGGTGAGGAAGGTTTCCGCGCCGCCGCCGACTTGAGAAACGAGAAGATCGGCTTTAAAATCCGCGAGCACACGCTCCAGCGTGTACCTTATCTGCTGGTGATCGGCGATAAGGAAGTGGAAAACCAGACGGTCGCCGTGCGTACCCGCAGCGGGGAAGACCTTGGAACCATGACTTATGAGTCGTTCCTTGGCCTCCTGCGTGAGGATGTCGCTCGCCGCGGCCGTTCGTCTATTGCGGGCGCACAAGAATAA
- a CDS encoding circularly permuted type 2 ATP-grasp protein, whose amino-acid sequence MTEIQPPSPGQYDETLTGEHPREHYQAYVDWLRATPSLTLEQKRNEADTLFRRFGITFNVYGEEEGTERLIPFDLIPRIIPATEWQYLELGLRQRVAALNRFLHDIYHDQDILNAGIIPAEQVLTNQQFQVAMLGVDLPGETYAHITGVDLIRASDGEYYVLEDNLRTPSGVSYMLENRKMMMRLFPELFLAQSVAPVEHYPNLLLDTLQCASEADSPCVVVVTPGRYNSAFFEHAFLAQQMGVPLVEGADLFVRNGCVFMRTTAGPRRVHVIYRRIDDAFLDPLAFNPDSMLGVPGLLSAYRDGNVVITNALGTGVADDKSIYPYVPDMIRFYLDETPILNNVPTWQCRKQEDLDYVLENLDQLVVKEVHGAGGYGMLIGPKASGDEIERFRQLLRNNPANYIAQPTLCLSTCPTMVEEGIAPRHIDLRPFVLTGREVRIVPGGLTRVALRKGSLVVNSSQGGGTKDTWVLEGSAC is encoded by the coding sequence ATGACAGAGATCCAGCCCCCCTCCCCCGGGCAGTACGATGAGACGCTTACCGGCGAACACCCAAGAGAGCACTACCAGGCCTACGTAGACTGGCTGCGAGCAACCCCAAGCCTCACCCTGGAACAGAAGCGCAACGAAGCCGACACCCTGTTTCGCCGCTTCGGCATCACCTTCAATGTGTATGGCGAGGAAGAAGGCACCGAACGCCTGATTCCCTTCGACCTTATCCCCCGCATCATCCCCGCCACGGAATGGCAATATCTGGAACTCGGATTGCGCCAGCGGGTTGCCGCCCTCAACCGCTTCCTGCACGACATCTATCACGACCAGGACATCCTTAATGCCGGCATCATCCCGGCAGAACAGGTGCTCACCAACCAGCAATTCCAGGTGGCGATGCTGGGTGTGGACCTGCCCGGGGAGACCTATGCCCACATCACCGGTGTCGATCTAATTCGCGCAAGCGATGGCGAGTACTACGTACTGGAGGACAACCTGCGCACCCCCTCCGGCGTGTCGTACATGCTCGAAAACCGCAAAATGATGATGCGCCTGTTTCCGGAGCTCTTTCTGGCCCAAAGTGTGGCTCCGGTTGAGCACTACCCCAACCTGCTCCTCGACACCCTGCAGTGCGCGAGCGAGGCGGACAGCCCCTGCGTGGTGGTGGTGACACCGGGGCGCTACAACAGCGCGTTTTTCGAGCACGCCTTCCTTGCGCAGCAGATGGGCGTACCCCTGGTGGAAGGTGCCGACCTGTTCGTGCGCAATGGCTGCGTGTTCATGCGCACCACGGCAGGCCCGCGCCGGGTACATGTCATCTACCGGCGAATCGATGATGCGTTCCTCGACCCGCTGGCATTCAACCCCGACTCCATGCTCGGCGTGCCCGGACTGCTCTCCGCCTATCGCGACGGCAACGTGGTGATCACCAATGCTCTCGGCACCGGGGTGGCGGACGACAAATCCATTTACCCGTATGTGCCGGACATGATCCGCTTTTATCTGGACGAAACGCCAATCCTGAACAACGTCCCCACCTGGCAGTGCCGCAAGCAGGAGGACCTGGATTACGTACTGGAAAACCTCGATCAACTGGTGGTCAAGGAAGTCCACGGCGCCGGCGGTTACGGGATGCTGATCGGCCCCAAGGCCAGCGGCGACGAAATCGAGCGGTTCCGGCAGCTGCTGCGTAACAACCCCGCCAACTACATCGCGCAACCCACCCTGTGCCTTTCCACCTGCCCCACCATGGTGGAAGAAGGCATTGCGCCCCGGCATATCGACCTGCGCCCATTTGTACTGACCGGGCGCGAGGTCAGGATCGTGCCCGGCGGCCTCACCCGAGTAGCCCTGCGCAAGGGCTCACTGGTGGTCAACTCATCCCAGGGCGGGGGCACCAAGGACACCTGGGTTCTGGAGGGAAGCGCATGCTGA
- a CDS encoding alpha-E domain-containing protein produces MLSRTASNIYWMARSLERAENITRLLDVTHNMALMPNSKGGQQELLAPLTITGRLDQFRERHQQVSAEALLDFFLFDEQNDGSIFSCIQQARANAHSVRDRLSSEAWESINATWLELRHRRQRGIHHEGVKGLLDWIKQRSHEFRGAAYGTMLHNLAFHFMRLGTFIERADNTARILSAKLEAMANQHDSNQAIDFYQWNSLLQSLGAYEAYHYSYTGGLSVRNVTELLILSAELPRSLRYCVGSIMQLLVVINGDQGLAAKRLCAELQARLEYGEVDFILEFGLHKYLKDLLRRIHTIGDEIHLSYWEGA; encoded by the coding sequence ATGCTGAGTCGTACCGCGAGCAACATTTACTGGATGGCGCGCAGCCTGGAGCGAGCGGAAAACATCACCCGCCTGCTGGACGTCACTCACAACATGGCATTGATGCCAAATTCAAAGGGTGGGCAACAGGAATTACTGGCGCCGCTGACAATCACCGGCCGCCTGGACCAGTTTCGCGAACGCCACCAACAGGTGAGCGCCGAAGCCCTGCTGGATTTCTTCCTGTTTGATGAGCAGAACGACGGCTCAATCTTCAGCTGTATTCAGCAGGCGCGCGCCAATGCCCACAGCGTGCGCGATCGACTGTCCTCCGAGGCGTGGGAAAGCATTAACGCAACCTGGCTCGAACTGCGCCATCGGCGCCAGCGAGGCATCCACCACGAAGGCGTGAAGGGACTGCTCGACTGGATCAAGCAGCGCTCACATGAATTTCGCGGTGCCGCTTACGGCACCATGCTGCACAACCTGGCATTCCACTTCATGCGCCTGGGGACTTTCATCGAACGCGCCGACAACACGGCGCGTATCCTCAGTGCCAAACTCGAAGCCATGGCCAACCAGCACGACAGTAACCAGGCCATCGATTTTTACCAGTGGAACTCCCTGCTCCAGAGCCTTGGTGCCTACGAGGCCTATCACTACAGCTATACCGGCGGTCTTTCGGTGCGCAATGTCACCGAGCTGCTGATTCTCTCCGCCGAGCTGCCTCGTTCGCTGCGCTATTGCGTAGGTTCCATCATGCAGCTGCTGGTGGTCATCAACGGCGACCAGGGGCTCGCGGCCAAACGCCTGTGCGCAGAACTACAGGCCCGCCTGGAATACGGGGAGGTAGATTTCATTCTCGAATTCGGCCTGCACAAATACCTCAAGGATCTGCTGCGGCGCATCCACACCATCGGCGATGAAATTCACCTCAGTTACTGGGAGGGCGCATGA
- a CDS encoding transglutaminase family protein — translation MKLSIDHVTDFSYDTEVAHSIQYLRLTPRQLPGQKVLQWQLDTPGSVQATTDAYGNKLHVCTVDQPHRGITIRARGTAEISETEIPETENRVPPQVFLRTSELTEMSESMREFTRGFSTEKGQPERHQLIELMTALLERIPYRPGITHVQSSAADAFAQGFGVCQDHSHIFIACCRWLGIPARYVSGYLHAGDDQHIASHAWAEAWVNDAWYSFDISNGLATNNRHLKLAHGIDYLDASPVRGVRWGGGNESMRAYALVDQIDRRQSEEQAQQ, via the coding sequence ATGAAACTCAGCATCGATCACGTAACGGATTTTTCCTATGACACCGAGGTGGCCCACAGCATCCAGTACCTGCGACTGACACCCCGCCAATTGCCCGGCCAAAAGGTTCTGCAGTGGCAACTCGACACCCCCGGATCGGTGCAGGCGACCACCGACGCCTACGGCAACAAACTCCACGTCTGTACCGTCGACCAGCCGCACCGCGGCATCACTATTCGCGCGCGCGGCACTGCGGAAATCAGTGAAACCGAAATACCAGAAACCGAAAACCGGGTGCCACCACAGGTATTCCTGCGAACATCTGAACTCACGGAAATGAGCGAGTCCATGCGCGAATTTACCCGCGGTTTCAGTACCGAGAAAGGCCAGCCGGAACGCCATCAGTTGATCGAACTGATGACCGCGCTGCTGGAACGCATCCCCTATCGCCCCGGGATCACCCATGTACAGAGCAGTGCCGCCGATGCCTTCGCCCAGGGTTTCGGCGTGTGCCAGGACCACAGCCATATTTTTATTGCCTGCTGCCGCTGGCTGGGAATCCCGGCGCGCTACGTCAGCGGTTATCTGCACGCGGGAGACGACCAGCACATTGCCAGCCACGCCTGGGCCGAAGCCTGGGTAAACGACGCCTGGTACAGTTTTGATATCAGCAACGGTCTCGCCACCAACAATCGCCACCTCAAGCTGGCGCACGGCATCGACTATCTGGACGCCTCACCAGTTAGAGGGGTTCGCTGGGGCGGTGGTAACGAGTCCATGCGCGCCTATGCGCTGGTGGACCAAATTGACCGACGCCAGTCGGAAGAGCAGGCCCAGCAGTAG
- a CDS encoding peptidase, producing MTYCIAMRLKGGLIFAADTRTNAGVDQIASFRKMHLFQQPGKCSFALLTSGNLATSQSLVSRLKIQATDDKQASLLTAHSMFQAAEIIGEQVKSIIAANAKGQQHAGVDFGCHVLFGGQIQGEAPSLFHIYPEGNFIESTEDTPYLQIGESKYGKPILDRIIRHDTGLEQAMKCALISFDSTMHSNLSVGMPLDTAIYRNNTLELSIERIAEGDDYFNRLRRAWSSGIKQLFDGMP from the coding sequence ATGACGTACTGCATTGCCATGCGGCTGAAAGGTGGGCTGATCTTTGCCGCAGATACACGCACCAATGCCGGTGTCGACCAGATTGCCAGCTTCCGCAAAATGCATCTGTTTCAGCAGCCAGGAAAATGCAGCTTCGCCCTGCTGACCTCCGGCAACCTGGCCACCTCCCAGAGCCTTGTCAGCCGCCTGAAAATTCAGGCCACAGACGACAAACAGGCCAGCCTATTAACCGCACACAGCATGTTTCAGGCAGCGGAAATTATCGGCGAGCAGGTCAAATCCATTATTGCCGCAAACGCCAAGGGCCAGCAGCACGCCGGTGTGGATTTTGGGTGCCACGTTCTGTTCGGCGGCCAGATCCAAGGAGAGGCACCGAGCCTGTTCCATATTTATCCGGAAGGCAATTTTATTGAGAGCACCGAAGACACGCCCTATCTGCAGATCGGCGAAAGCAAATACGGAAAGCCGATCCTGGATCGCATCATTCGCCATGACACCGGTCTCGAGCAGGCCATGAAGTGCGCGCTAATTTCTTTCGACTCCACCATGCACTCCAACCTCTCGGTGGGCATGCCGCTGGACACAGCGATTTATCGCAACAATACACTGGAACTGTCCATTGAGCGGATCGCGGAAGGCGACGACTACTTCAACCGGCTGCGCCGGGCATGGAGCAGCGGCATCAAGCAGTTGTTTGATGGCATGCCGTAA
- the uvrB gene encoding excinuclease ABC subunit UvrB: MESRPFQVASKYAPAGDQPAAIEALVEGINDGLAHQTLLGVTGSGKTFTMANVIERLQRPAIVMAHNKTLAAQLYGELRDFFPRNAVEYFVSYYDYYQPEAYVPSSDTFIEKDASVNEHIEQMRLSATKALIERKDVIVVATVSAIYGLGDPDKYLKMVLHLDRGDIVDQRTILRRLAELQYTRNDADFRRATYRVRGDIIDIYPADSDLEAVRLSLFDEEIEEITLFDPLTGEVLQKVPRITIFPKSHYVTPRETILEAIDRIKEELKDRLEQLRENNKLLEAQRLEQRTRYDLEMMQELGYCNGVENYSRYLSGRDAGQPPPTLFDYLPHDSLLFIDESHVTVPQIGGMYRGDRSRKETLVEYGFRLPSALDNRPLKFEEWEQLSPQTIFVSATPGKYEGEHAGAVVEQVVRPTGLVDPVVEVRPAATQVDDTLSEIHRCVAADQRVLITVLTKRMAEDLTEYLQDNNVRVRYLHSDIDTVERVEIIRDLRIGEFDVLVGINLLREGLDMPEVSLVAIFDADKEGFLRSDRSLIQTIGRAARNLEGRAILYADRITDSMQRALDETERRREKQLQHNAEHGITPKGIRKSVADILEGAIAPGVPARGRRKVAEKGGTYKADQKPLTEQQRWARIEELEEQMYNHAKNLEFEAAAKLRDEISRLKEPGDI, encoded by the coding sequence ATGGAATCCAGACCGTTTCAGGTTGCCAGTAAGTATGCGCCCGCCGGCGATCAGCCGGCGGCTATCGAGGCGCTGGTAGAAGGCATCAATGATGGTCTGGCGCATCAGACACTGCTGGGTGTGACCGGCTCAGGGAAAACGTTCACAATGGCGAACGTCATCGAGCGGTTGCAGCGGCCTGCCATCGTGATGGCGCACAACAAAACGCTGGCGGCACAGCTCTACGGGGAGTTGCGGGATTTCTTCCCGCGCAATGCGGTGGAGTATTTCGTGTCCTATTACGACTACTATCAGCCTGAGGCCTATGTGCCTTCGTCCGATACTTTTATCGAGAAGGACGCTTCCGTTAACGAGCACATCGAGCAAATGCGCCTGTCCGCCACCAAGGCATTGATTGAGCGCAAGGATGTGATTGTCGTCGCCACCGTTTCTGCCATCTACGGCTTGGGTGACCCGGACAAGTACCTGAAAATGGTGCTTCACCTGGATCGGGGCGATATCGTTGACCAGCGAACCATTCTGCGCCGTCTCGCAGAGTTACAGTACACCCGCAATGACGCCGACTTTCGTCGCGCCACCTATCGCGTGCGCGGCGATATCATCGATATCTACCCGGCAGATTCTGACCTGGAAGCGGTACGCCTGTCACTTTTCGATGAGGAAATCGAAGAAATCACCCTGTTCGACCCCTTGACCGGTGAGGTGCTGCAGAAAGTGCCGCGCATCACCATCTTTCCCAAGTCCCACTATGTGACGCCGCGCGAGACGATTCTCGAAGCGATAGATCGGATCAAGGAGGAGCTGAAGGACCGCCTGGAACAGTTGCGTGAAAACAACAAGCTGCTGGAAGCGCAGCGCCTGGAGCAGCGCACCCGTTACGACCTGGAAATGATGCAGGAACTTGGATACTGCAACGGTGTGGAGAACTACTCTCGCTATCTGTCCGGTCGCGACGCCGGGCAGCCGCCGCCCACGCTGTTCGACTATCTGCCGCACGATTCCCTGTTGTTTATCGATGAGAGTCACGTCACTGTGCCGCAGATCGGCGGTATGTACCGAGGCGACCGTTCGCGCAAGGAGACGCTGGTGGAGTACGGCTTCCGGTTACCATCGGCGCTGGATAACCGCCCGCTGAAATTCGAAGAGTGGGAGCAGCTCTCCCCGCAGACCATTTTTGTCTCGGCCACACCGGGCAAGTACGAGGGCGAGCATGCCGGCGCTGTGGTGGAGCAGGTGGTCCGCCCCACGGGGCTTGTGGACCCGGTGGTGGAGGTGCGTCCCGCCGCTACCCAGGTGGATGACACCCTGTCGGAAATCCATCGTTGCGTTGCCGCTGACCAGCGTGTGCTGATCACCGTGTTGACCAAGCGCATGGCGGAAGACCTGACCGAGTATCTCCAGGACAACAATGTGCGGGTGCGTTATCTGCACTCGGATATCGACACGGTGGAGCGGGTCGAGATCATCCGTGATCTGCGTATTGGCGAATTCGATGTACTGGTGGGAATCAACCTGCTGCGGGAAGGTTTGGATATGCCGGAAGTATCCCTGGTGGCGATTTTCGATGCGGACAAGGAGGGTTTCCTGCGCTCCGATCGCTCACTGATCCAGACCATCGGTCGCGCTGCGCGTAATCTGGAGGGCAGGGCAATTCTGTATGCAGACCGCATCACCGACTCGATGCAGCGGGCCTTGGATGAAACCGAGCGCCGTCGCGAAAAGCAGTTACAGCACAACGCCGAGCACGGGATCACCCCGAAGGGGATTCGCAAAAGCGTTGCGGATATCTTGGAGGGGGCGATCGCACCCGGTGTGCCTGCTCGCGGGCGTCGCAAGGTGGCTGAGAAAGGTGGTACCTACAAGGCCGACCAGAAACCGCTCACCGAACAGCAGCGCTGGGCCCGAATCGAAGAGCTGGAAGAGCAGATGTATAACCACGCCAAGAACCTAGAATTCGAAGCAGCGGCCAAATTGCGTGACGAGATTTCCAGGCTCAAGGAGCCTGGCGACATCTAA
- a CDS encoding ComEA family DNA-binding protein: MKFFRIPLAALFAISLMLVNVQQASAEEPVVQEQILVNLNTATAEELSAALEGVGPAKAELIVQYRDQNGKFSSIEQLLEVKGIGVATLEKNKSRIQL; the protein is encoded by the coding sequence ATGAAATTTTTCCGTATCCCGCTGGCAGCACTTTTCGCGATTTCTCTGATGCTGGTTAATGTCCAGCAAGCGAGTGCTGAAGAGCCTGTTGTACAGGAGCAGATACTGGTTAACCTGAATACTGCAACAGCCGAAGAGTTGTCTGCGGCGCTTGAAGGAGTAGGGCCTGCAAAAGCGGAGCTTATCGTTCAATACCGGGATCAGAACGGGAAATTCTCAAGCATCGAGCAGTTGCTCGAGGTAAAAGGAATCGGTGTTGCAACACTGGAGAAGAACAAGAGTCGAATTCAGTTGTAA